Sequence from the Halogeometricum sp. S3BR5-2 genome:
GACGAGGACGGCAACGAGGAGGAAATTCCGCTGGAAGACGTCGAGGTCGGCGACCGGATGAAGGTCCGACCCGGCGAGAAAATCCCGACGGACGGCGTGGTCATCGACGGCCAGTCGGCGGTCGACGAGTCGATGGTCACCGGAGAATCCGTCCCCGTCGAGAAAAGCGAGGGCGACGAGGTCGTCGGCTCCACCATCAACGAGAACGGCGTGCTCGTCGTGGAGGCGACGAAGGTCGGCGAGGACACGGCACTCCAGCAGATCGTGCAGACGGTCAAGGAGGCGCAGTCGCGCCAGCCCGACATCCAGAATCTTGCGGACCGCATCTCTGCGTACTTCGTGCCGGCGGTCATCGGGAACGCAGTCTTCTGGGGGCTGGTGTGGTTCCTGTTCCCCGAGGTGCTCGCCGGCTTCGTCGAGTGGCTCCCGCTGTGGGGCCTCGTCGCCGGCGGGCCAGCCGTCGCAGGTGGGGCCGTCTCGGTCTTCGAGTTCGCCGTTATCGTCTTCGCCTCCGCGGTGCTCATCGCCTGTCCCTGCGCGCTGGGGCTGGCGACGCCCGCCGCGACGATGGTTGGGACGACTATCGGCGCACAAAATGGCGTGCTGTTCAAGGGTGGTGACATCCTCGAACGCGCGAAGGACGTCGATACGGTCGTCTTCGACAAGACTGGGACGCTCACGAAAGGTGAGATGGAACTGACCGACGTCGTCGTGTTCGACGGTGACGGACAGCCGCTCACGGATGGCGGCGATACTGCTGCCGATGGTGGCCAACTGACCGCTCGTGACCGTCTCGGTGAGGAGGATGTCCTGCGGCTCGCGGCCACGGCCGAACATGCGAGCGAACACCCGCTTGCCCGTGCCATTGTCGACGGCGCCGAAGAGCGGGGGATCGACGTGACCGACCCGGACGACTTCGAGAACGTCCCCGGCCACGGCATCCAAGCGACCGTCGGTGACAGCGAGGTCCTGGTCGGAAATCGGAAGCTCCTCCGTGACAACGGAATCAACCCGTCGCCCGCGCAGGACACGATGGAGCGCCTCGAGAACGAGGGGAAGACGGCGATGCTCGTCGCCTACGAGGGCGAACTCGTGGGTGTGGTCGCGGACGCCGACACGATCAAGGAGAGCGCGAAAGACGCGGTGAGTCAGCTCCAGGAGCGCGGCGTCGACGTGATGATGATCACCGGCGACAACGAGCGTACCGCCCGCGCCGTCGCCGAACAGGTCGGCATCGACCCCGAGAACGTCCGCGCGGAGGTCCTCCCCGAGGACAAGTCCGACGCCGTCGAGTCCATCCAGGACGAGGGGCGGCAGGCGATGATGGTCGGTGACGGCGTCAACGACGCGCCCGCCCTTGCCGTCGCGTATGTTGGAACGGCCATCGGCTCGGGTACTGACGTCGCCATCGAGGCCGCGGACGTCACGTTGATGCGCGACGACCCAGTCGACGTCGTGAAAGCGATCCGCATCTCGGACGCGACGCTCGCGAAGATCAAGCAGAACCTCGTCTGGGCGCTCGGCTACAACACGGCGATGATCCCGCTCGCGTCACTCGGTCTCCTGCAACCCGTGCTCGCCGCGGGCGCGATGGCGTTCTCCAGCGTGTCGGTGCTGTCGAACAGCCTGCTGTTCCGGCGGTACACCCCAGATCACGACTACAAACTGCTCGGGAAACTCCGCTGAACACTACTGCCCTCGACTCATGTCATCTATTTCCCGCCGCATGGTACACGCGTATCTCGTCGAGAACGCCGATACTGAGCCCACGTACCTTCGGGCTCGGGATATCGCCAGCGACCTCGATGGGTCACCGAAAGCCGTCGCACAGTATCTGAGCCAGCTCCAAGACGACCTCACCGACGTGTCGCTCGAACAGTGGGGGCGCTCGAAGAGCACAACGTGGCGAATTGAGGTGAGCGAATCGTGAGTACCGTTGCGGGGCGCGTCGAAACCGTCCTCCCCGACACCGGCACCCGAGAATGGTGGGCGCTGTATCTGCTTGCCCCGGTCGTCCTCGTCGGTGCCGCACTCCTCGCGTTCCCGTCGCTCGTCTACGACCGGTTCGTCTGGCAGTATCTCTGGGGCCCGGTCGTCGCCGACGCTGCCGGCCAGCCAGTCACACACAAGGGAATACAGGCCGTCCGCGGATACAACACCGTGAACACGGTGGCCTATCTCGCGGCCGTCGTGTACAGTCTCCCAGGACTCCGGGCATATCTCGACTACCTCGATGTCACGTTCGATGCGCGGCTCGCGTACGGGTTCGCCCCAATCATCGTCGCCGGCGGGGCGATGCGCGCCCTCGAGGATATCGGACTGCTCGGCGACTACGCAGTGTGGTTCATCACGCCCTCGATCTACTTCGTCGTTACCGCCGTCACCGTCCTCGCACTCGGCGTCGGCGCACTCGCTCGCAATCGGAATATCGGGTCCATCCCGTCGATCGTCGGTCTCGTCGGGTCGGTCTGGGCGATTGGAGCCGTCGGGTGGGCACTCTGGTATGGACTCTCGACGGCAGCGACATTCCGCCTGTGGGTTCCTGTTGCGACGACGGGGATCGCCCTCGGCGTGACCGCGCTCTACTACTGGGGGGCGAGCCTCGTCGATATTGCACATCTCCGCCATCCGCTGTTCCTGTTGGCCGTTTTCGGGCAGATGTGGGACGCTGCGCAGAATCTCGTCGGCGTGACCTTCCTCGGCTATTCCCCCAAGCTGGTCGTTACGAATCTCGTGTATCAAGCGACTGGATTCTCGGGGTCAACATTCGTTCTCAAACTCCTCGTAACCGGTGGCATCGTGTGGTACCTCGCAGACGTGAAAGACGAGATGAATCACACGTGGTGGTGGCTCATGACGTTCTTCATCGGGGCGATCGGACTCCCAATGGGCGTCCGTGGATCCCTTCGAATGATGCTCGGGGTCTGACAATGGAGACGATGAACACGAGCGATACGATACGGCAGTACAGCGCGGCAATCGCACTTGTTTCGGGAGTCTACTCGCTGCTCTCCGCGACAACCGGCAGCGGGATGATGAGCTCGAACAGCGGGCTCCTTATGGCACTCCTCGGCGTCGTCGTGGTCGTCCACGGCGTCGTCCTGCTGACGCCCTACGCGAGTCGGCTCGGGAACGCGAGTGGTCCCCTGATGATCGGCTACTCGCTCGTGATGTTGCTCAACCAGGCACTGGTCGGTGTTACCGGGAGTATGAACTGGGGAATGGGTGGCGGGATGGAGTCCGGTATGAACGGCGGAATGGATGGCGGGATGAGCGGTGGCATGGGCTCGACGATGACCGCCGGGATGGCCTGGGACCTCGGAATGGTCGCGCTCGCAGTCCTGATGTTGTTCAGTGGGATCATCATGATGAACCGGCGAAACGACAGCTCAGGGATGTAATTCGGCGAGACGAATGACGTCCGTACCTACAGCGACAACGAATCGACTGCCCAGCTACCTCGCCCCGCTCCCCCGGCGCGTCGAGGACCTCGCACTTCGGTACGCGTGGGCCATCGTCGCGATTAATCTGGCCGGGACTGCGTTCGGGTTCTGGTACTACCGCTTCCAGCTGGCCCAAACCCCGATAGTGATGTGGCCGTTCGTCCCCGACAGCCCCGCTGCGACGCTGTTCGTCGCGCTTAGTCTCGCCGCGTGGAAACTGGACTACGACGTCGAGTGGCTCCATATGCTCGCCTTCTTCGGAAACATCAAACTCGGGCTTTGGACGCCGTTCGTCCAGCTGGTTCTCAACGGGGCGGGCGATATCGAACCCTGGCTCTACTGGTTTCTCATCGTGAGCCATCTCGCGATGAGTCTGCAGTCGTTCCTGATCTATCGCTACGCCGAGTTCTCAGTCAGTGCGGTCGCCGTCGCTACCGTCTGGTACGGGCTTAACGACATCGTGGATTACTTTGCGCCGCTCGTTGGGGAGTTCCATCACACGTTCCTGCGGGCCGAACTCGTCAACGGAATCATTGATCACTCGGGGCAAGCCCACGACTTCGCAGCGGCCGCGGCAGTGACGCTGACGCTTGCCGCGACGTTTCTGGCACTAGCGACGCGAATAAAGAAACTCGAACCGAGCGGTGATCCCTCCAAACGAGGGCTGGACTAATGAATTGCTGCTCACGACGAACGGTGCTTCGTCGGAGCGGGGGTGTGCTAACTGCCGGGATGGCCGGAATTGCTGGCTGCCTCGGAGGGGGAGGCCCGCCGGAGCCAATAGTCACGATGACGAGTGACCTTCGGTTCGATCCTGTTGAGATCACAATCGAACCCGGCCAGCAAGTTACCTGGGAGAACAAGAGTCCTGCTCCCCATACGGCATCAGCATACGAAGAGTCGCTGCCAGAGGAGGCGGCGTATTTCGCCAGCGGTGGCTACGAATCCGAACGGGCTGTCCGACAGAGCACGTCGTCGAGAGGATTTCTCGAACGAGGTGAGACATATAGCCACACGTTCGATATCCCAGGAACGTACCGATATTTTTGCTTGCCACACGAGGAGAACAGGATGATTGGTCGTGTCGTCGTGGAATGAACAAATCGGGTAGGCGAGACAAATGGGCGAACAACGCTTATTGAGTACGGTGTATAATACACAGTACCGAAAGCTGAACTGATGAGTACAGCAACGGAATATCTGGACGAGATCCGTGTTCGTTTTGGCATCGAGAGTAGCGATATCGTCCGCTGGGGGGCGGTCTTGGGGGTCGAGTTAGCGGTGGTCTGGGGGTATTTCCTCGTTACCCAAACGTCCGTGACTGAACCGAGGTATGTGGTATATCCATTCGTCTGGATCAATCTCGGAGCACTCGCAATTTCCCGGACACGCCCATCCGCTCGTCGATTCGGTGTACGCGCTTCGGCGGCGTCCATAACGGGAATATATCTGTTCGTACTGCTGACGCTCGGTGGGTTACTTCAGCTCGGATTGTTCCAACACCTCGGTTCCGGAGCGGAGTTTCGTATTTCCTGGGTCACTCCTGGCTGGGGGCCAATCATCGTATTCAGAAATACGTTGGTACAAACGGTCATTGTCCCGTTCAAACTCGTGGGGTACCTTTCGATTGCGTACCTCCTGTACGCTCGGCTACTCGACGCGACGAAGGGCGCCCTCTCCGGGGTGTTCGGTCTCGTTTCGTGCGTCGGCTGTTCCTTCTCGCTACTCGTGCCGTTACTCGGCGCCTCCACATTCAGCACGATTGCGTGGCTCTCATGGGACCTCTCGACGCTCGTATTCGTGGCGACAGTCGGGATGCTGTACTGGAGCGACGAACTCGGAGCGAGGCTCACCCGCTGGGTACCCGCCGGCGACGGGTGACTGTTGAGGACAACGGACAGGGACACCGCCCGTAATGCTCACACGAAGATGGAGTCTACCACGATGGCCACAAGAAGCACACCGAGATACGCGTTCGCCGAGACGAACGCGTTCCTGGCCGCCCGATCGGTTTTGCGACGACAGAGTCGGACGACGAACCAGAGGAAGACGGCGCCGGCGACGACGGCGCTCACGGCGAACAGCCAGTCGAGGGCCGTCAACGCACCCAGGAACGCGACCGCAACCATCGTCGCCGCGAGGTACAGCACAATATGTCGTCGGGTTGTCTCCTCGCCCCGCACGACGGGCAACATGGGGAACCCGGCAGTTGCGTATTCCTCCTTGTACATAAGTGCGAGATTGTAGAAGTGAGCGGGCGTCCACAGGAAGATGACCACGCTCAACAGGAGAATCTCGAACCCGATCGAACCTCTGACGGCACTCCACCCGATGAGTGCGGGAAACGCCCCGACTGCGCCGCCGATGACGATGTTCTGGGTGGTGTTCGGTTTCAACAGGATGGTGTAGCCAACGCTGTAGGATAGGATCGCCAGCAGACCGAGCAGCGCTGCGAGGAGATTGACGCGGGCTGCTAACACCCCCAGCGAGGCGAACGCGAGCACAATCCCGAAAGCCGTCGCACGCCGGACCGAGACCCGCTGTTCCACGAGGGGGCGGTCCGCCGTCCGATTCATCTGCTCGTCGACATCGCGTTCGAGAACGTTGTTGAACACACCGCTCGCACCGACCGCCAGCACACCACCGAGGAGCGTCCACGCGATGCGGTCCATCGGAACGGTGCGTCCCCCGGCCAGTAGCATCGCCGCGAGTGCAACGAGACAAAGCAGCCACATCAGCCGGGGCTTGGTCATCCGGAGATACTCCCACGAACGTCCCGGAAACAGCGAACGAACGCCCATCCGCGTCGACTTACTCGAAGCGCTCGGCCCGCGAGCAGAGCCCGGTTCGGCCGCGGAGATGGATAGATCGTCACCAGCCATCTCCGCTTCGACACCGTCATGGCGGTCGAACACACCGGCGTTCGGAATATCGGACTCGTCCGAGACGTCGGTTAACTGCCGTGCCAGCGCGACCGTCAATGCGCCGAAGATGGCCACGGCAACAACCAGATGCGCCCCGCTGACCGAAACCGACGTGTCTGCTCCTACAGCCAGTGCTCCGACCGCGACTTGAACCGGGTAGAGTGTGACGGCAGCGATGATGGGGCGGCGCACTCCCTTGGCGACGCTGTCGCCACGGACATGCCACGTGAGCCAAAGCAGACCGAGGCCGACGATCAGTGCGAGCACCCGGTGAGAGAGAACAACGATTACGAGCGCGGATATTCCCTCTTCGAAGGTCAGCCCATCACAGGCAGGCAAGGTCGGACACGCGGCAGACGCCCCCGTCACGGCAGTCGTCGCCCCAGCCAGCATAAGTGCGTAGACGCCGAGCACGAGCGTGAACAGGGCGTCAGTCGTACGCCGGTCGACAGAATCGGTGTGGGCTGGCATACGCTCACCCCGGGAAGTAGACGAAGGCCAGAATGAGAATGGAAAGGAAGGTGAGGAAGTGCCAATACGCCTCCGTCGTCTTGACCATGAGGTGACGGTTCGAACTGAAGTGATCTCGCCCCCACGCCCTGTAGGCGATAATGCCACTCAACACCAGGCCTGCTAAGAGGTGAGCCGCGTGTGTCCCTGTCAGCACGTAGTAGGCAGCTGGATACGGACCCTGAGAGGGAACTGCGCCGCCAGCAGCCATATTCATCCAGTCAAGCGCGAACACCACGAGATACGCCACACCGAACACCATCGAGAGCGCGAGTCCCCAGTTGAATGGCGCCCGCTCATCTCGTGCGATAGCGTAGCGGCCGTAGCCAAGAGCGACGCTGGCCGCGAGTAGCAGGACCGTCATCACGATTCCAAGCATCAGATCTGGTCCCGGCATTCCCTCGGGAGGGAACGGCCCACGCGTCGCCTTGAGGTAAAACCAGACGACGAACAGCGAGGCAAAAATTATCAACTCGCCGAGTATGACCAGCAACATCGAGATGTAGCCGGACTTGAACCCGAGCAGCTGACGTTTTTGCGCCGGAACAACACCCGTCTCAAACTCCTCGATCGTGTATTCCTTCGTCCAACCCCACATACCGTATATCAGGACCGGAATCCCGATGACCAGCGCCACGGTGAACATCGAAAGCCCGAGCCCCGTGAAGAACATGCCCAGGGCGACGAACAGCGGGTACTTGCTACCGTGGGGGAAGCCCTCGGCTCCCTCCCCTCGGCGAACCGGTTC
This genomic interval carries:
- a CDS encoding heavy metal translocating P-type ATPase; translation: MGTRTAHLDITGMTCANCSATVGDALESLDGVVEANANFATDEGSVEYDPDEVSLEEIFEAIEDAGYGAVSDTVTIGISDMTCANCVQTNETALENTPGVIAAEANFATDEAQVRYNPADTSLDALYDAIESAGYSPVREDSADGDSGEDARDAARQAEIRKQLRLTLFGAVLAAPLLFFLLEKYLLGGGVVPETVFGVEFGWVEFLLATPVQLVLGWPFYKNSYNALVNNKRANMDVLIALGSTTAYVYSVAVLSGLIAGGLYFDTAALILVFITLGNYLEARSKGQAGEALRKLLEMEAETATVVDEDGNEEEIPLEDVEVGDRMKVRPGEKIPTDGVVIDGQSAVDESMVTGESVPVEKSEGDEVVGSTINENGVLVVEATKVGEDTALQQIVQTVKEAQSRQPDIQNLADRISAYFVPAVIGNAVFWGLVWFLFPEVLAGFVEWLPLWGLVAGGPAVAGGAVSVFEFAVIVFASAVLIACPCALGLATPAATMVGTTIGAQNGVLFKGGDILERAKDVDTVVFDKTGTLTKGEMELTDVVVFDGDGQPLTDGGDTAADGGQLTARDRLGEEDVLRLAATAEHASEHPLARAIVDGAEERGIDVTDPDDFENVPGHGIQATVGDSEVLVGNRKLLRDNGINPSPAQDTMERLENEGKTAMLVAYEGELVGVVADADTIKESAKDAVSQLQERGVDVMMITGDNERTARAVAEQVGIDPENVRAEVLPEDKSDAVESIQDEGRQAMMVGDGVNDAPALAVAYVGTAIGSGTDVAIEAADVTLMRDDPVDVVKAIRISDATLAKIKQNLVWALGYNTAMIPLASLGLLQPVLAAGAMAFSSVSVLSNSLLFRRYTPDHDYKLLGKLR
- a CDS encoding DUF7123 family protein, producing the protein MVHAYLVENADTEPTYLRARDIASDLDGSPKAVAQYLSQLQDDLTDVSLEQWGRSKSTTWRIEVSES
- a CDS encoding DUF63 family protein, whose amino-acid sequence is MSTVAGRVETVLPDTGTREWWALYLLAPVVLVGAALLAFPSLVYDRFVWQYLWGPVVADAAGQPVTHKGIQAVRGYNTVNTVAYLAAVVYSLPGLRAYLDYLDVTFDARLAYGFAPIIVAGGAMRALEDIGLLGDYAVWFITPSIYFVVTAVTVLALGVGALARNRNIGSIPSIVGLVGSVWAIGAVGWALWYGLSTAATFRLWVPVATTGIALGVTALYYWGASLVDIAHLRHPLFLLAVFGQMWDAAQNLVGVTFLGYSPKLVVTNLVYQATGFSGSTFVLKLLVTGGIVWYLADVKDEMNHTWWWLMTFFIGAIGLPMGVRGSLRMMLGV
- a CDS encoding DUF1405 domain-containing protein, with translation MTSVPTATTNRLPSYLAPLPRRVEDLALRYAWAIVAINLAGTAFGFWYYRFQLAQTPIVMWPFVPDSPAATLFVALSLAAWKLDYDVEWLHMLAFFGNIKLGLWTPFVQLVLNGAGDIEPWLYWFLIVSHLAMSLQSFLIYRYAEFSVSAVAVATVWYGLNDIVDYFAPLVGEFHHTFLRAELVNGIIDHSGQAHDFAAAAAVTLTLAATFLALATRIKKLEPSGDPSKRGLD
- a CDS encoding plastocyanin/azurin family copper-binding protein, coding for MLTAGMAGIAGCLGGGGPPEPIVTMTSDLRFDPVEITIEPGQQVTWENKSPAPHTASAYEESLPEEAAYFASGGYESERAVRQSTSSRGFLERGETYSHTFDIPGTYRYFCLPHEENRMIGRVVVE
- a CDS encoding DUF7546 family protein; this encodes MSTATEYLDEIRVRFGIESSDIVRWGAVLGVELAVVWGYFLVTQTSVTEPRYVVYPFVWINLGALAISRTRPSARRFGVRASAASITGIYLFVLLTLGGLLQLGLFQHLGSGAEFRISWVTPGWGPIIVFRNTLVQTVIVPFKLVGYLSIAYLLYARLLDATKGALSGVFGLVSCVGCSFSLLVPLLGASTFSTIAWLSWDLSTLVFVATVGMLYWSDELGARLTRWVPAGDG
- the cyoE gene encoding heme o synthase, with product MPAHTDSVDRRTTDALFTLVLGVYALMLAGATTAVTGASAACPTLPACDGLTFEEGISALVIVVLSHRVLALIVGLGLLWLTWHVRGDSVAKGVRRPIIAAVTLYPVQVAVGALAVGADTSVSVSGAHLVVAVAIFGALTVALARQLTDVSDESDIPNAGVFDRHDGVEAEMAGDDLSISAAEPGSARGPSASSKSTRMGVRSLFPGRSWEYLRMTKPRLMWLLCLVALAAMLLAGGRTVPMDRIAWTLLGGVLAVGASGVFNNVLERDVDEQMNRTADRPLVEQRVSVRRATAFGIVLAFASLGVLAARVNLLAALLGLLAILSYSVGYTILLKPNTTQNIVIGGAVGAFPALIGWSAVRGSIGFEILLLSVVIFLWTPAHFYNLALMYKEEYATAGFPMLPVVRGEETTRRHIVLYLAATMVAVAFLGALTALDWLFAVSAVVAGAVFLWFVVRLCRRKTDRAARNAFVSANAYLGVLLVAIVVDSIFV
- a CDS encoding cytochrome c oxidase subunit 3, yielding MSNEDMSDRPGEPVRRGEGAEGFPHGSKYPLFVALGMFFTGLGLSMFTVALVIGIPVLIYGMWGWTKEYTIEEFETGVVPAQKRQLLGFKSGYISMLLVILGELIIFASLFVVWFYLKATRGPFPPEGMPGPDLMLGIVMTVLLLAASVALGYGRYAIARDERAPFNWGLALSMVFGVAYLVVFALDWMNMAAGGAVPSQGPYPAAYYVLTGTHAAHLLAGLVLSGIIAYRAWGRDHFSSNRHLMVKTTEAYWHFLTFLSILILAFVYFPG